The Caldanaerovirga acetigignens genome contains the following window.
CTCCCACATCGTCTTTGCCCTTTCCGTCAGCATATTTTGTCTTTGGAAAAGATTCTTATGGGCAAATTCTTCTGCGCCCTGGCCTACCAGAAATATGTTGAACCTCTCCCGGCTCAACCTCCTCGCTAAAGAGATGGGATTTTTTATATCCCTCACACCTGCTACTGCCCCGAAAGAAAAGGTGTCGCCATCCATAAATGCCGCATCTAATTCTACTTCGCAGTGCTCGTTTGGGAGGCCTCCGTAACCTACCGACTTGTAAAAAGGAAAGTCTTCCACTTCCTTTATCGCAGTTTCGACCGCATCTGAAGCCTTTCCGCCCTTTTCAAGGAGGGCTGCCGCCTTTTGAACACCTTCAAGGCACATTCTCCACGTCCCTATAATTGCCCACTTCAATTTCACTTTCCTCCCCTTTCCTGCGCAAGCCTCTTGTATAAGTTTATAATCTCCAGCACAAAAGGCTTTGCGAGCATGGCATTCATCAGGTGGTCCTGCGCATGGACTAGCAGCGCCGAAAATTCGAGTTTTTCCCCTCGAGTCTCACTCACTATAATCTCGGTCTGAAGCCTATGGGCTTTTATCAATATTTCATCGGCTTCCTTCACCTTAAACTCGGCCTTTTCAAAATCGCCTTCTCTGGCCCACTTCATCGCCTCTATCAGCAGCGAAAAAGAGTCTCCCGCAGCGGCTATTATCTCAAAAGCCGTTTTTTCGTGCGATTCCATTTATTATCACTCCCGCTTACATTCTAGGTCTATTATACTTTTTGTTAAAATTGTCGTTCAAATAACTTTTTTCCTAACAAATAGGAAAGCACCCCGCTCTCCCGAGGTGCTAATGCTCAAATCTCTCCAGCACAAAATTCAACCAGGTTCTCCTTAAATTCTTCAAAACTTGTGCTTTTTATCAGCCTTGCGATTTTCGCCGGATTGTCGAGGATCGGTATCAGTTGTTCAAAAAAGGTGTCTAGCAACTTACGCTCCTCTTTTTTTATGGCAAACATAAATATCAGTTGGACCTTGTTTTTGCCCCACATCACCGGCTTTTTCAGAATTCCAACAGCAACAGCAGTCCCATAAGCGTCCATAGTGACGGAATGGGGTATCGCAACCAGATTCCCAAAAGAAGTGGGGGAAAGCTTTTCTCTTTCCATCACGCGCTCGGCATAATTTTCCGGCACATAGCCCTTCTCATAGAGTTTAAAAGCGAGAAAATCTATAACTTCTTTCTCATCACCGAAAGTAAGTCCGCTGAAGAACAGCTCTTTTTTTATAAACATCCCCAAAATTGCCCACGTTCCACATCTTAGCGCCTTTTTGTTTTCGACAGCCAAAATCTTTTCAAAGGCTTCCCTGTCCCTTTCATCGAAAAAAGGCGAAATTCTAATCACTTTTGCCGGATAATCCAGCTCAATGGGCACTGTCGAAATTATATAGTCCGGGCTATTTTCTTTTAAAAGGTCCAATTCGGTAAAGGAATAGGCGCCGATAATTTCCAATTGATCTTTGTAGTATTTCTCGAGCTTAG
Protein-coding sequences here:
- a CDS encoding PTS lactose/cellobiose transporter subunit IIA — protein: MESHEKTAFEIIAAAGDSFSLLIEAMKWAREGDFEKAEFKVKEADEILIKAHRLQTEIIVSETRGEKLEFSALLVHAQDHLMNAMLAKPFVLEIINLYKRLAQERGGK